Sequence from the Saccopteryx bilineata isolate mSacBil1 chromosome 6, mSacBil1_pri_phased_curated, whole genome shotgun sequence genome:
CACAATAGGCCAAGAAGTCCAACTTTGATCTAATGAAAATCGCAGTTACTAAATGCCCTTCAGTAGAAAAAGGCATAAATATTTTTCTGGCAAGTTAGAACAGGACAAAGATCAAGGAGCAGGAGCAGTGAAGTCAGAAAGCAGTTTAGATTTTCAGttatcaaaaataaatgacagcaaGGAGTCAGAACAATACCTGACACATTACAAGCAGTCAataaaaatgttagctattatagAATAACTTCAGGGGCTGGCACGGTACAGCAGAAAGGTTGGGAAAATAAATCTTACTggaaaaagaaacagcaagatCAGtttcaaaagtagtttaactttatgaggaagatgatcCCAAATTATTAGAGCCATGATCTATCTataaaaggctaaagaaacaggaGGTAAAATCCTATTAACTTGTAAATTTTCCTCCAGCAACACACATTTACTCTGAAAAGAAGTGGCTGATTGTATAATAGTCCCAATTTTTTGATTTAGAGCCGATTCTTTGGGAATGGTTCCTGAAGACCTGGTATAGTTTTAATCCCATTTCAATGTCTTTAATCTAgtacaatatgaataaaatttgtTGTTTGAAATGAGGTAATATATAGTCCTACATTTAGGACAGGAGACAGATTCAAATCATAACTCCAGTCTGGGTAACCTTGAGCATGTTAACTGAACCACTCTGAGcccatttattataaaatggaACTGCAAATTACTCAAAGGTTTGTTGTAAGAGTTCAATGACATTAACATACTTTCACTTAAGCCTTACACTTGTAGGTTTtcaaaaaatgtctttttcctcCATTCCTCTTCTTAATAAGATAGGAGTTATATTTCCTAAACAGACCCAATTCTTCATAAACTTCAGGATGTAACAGATTGTAAAACAGTTGGGGGAGTGAAATTACCTTTTGAAAATAAACTGTAATCTAAAAACTGCTTCACCGTAGGATTATGTTGGTAATCTTTCAAGGAAGTACATGAGAAATTCTACTTCCCACCAGATGTACCTATGGAAAGATGATCTCCAGCAAGTGAATTCTTCATTTCTACTTGTAGGAGGCTATTTGAGGTTTATCGTACTTCTCTTATTATTCCACTGGTTCTGATACCAATCAAACATACTAGTTCCTTTTGAGAAAGCAAGCTCCAGACCCACAGAGAACAGACTTACAGCTAtcagatgggaggggggttgaggggctgggtgaaaaaggtgaaggtattaagcaaaacaaaacaacacacacacacacacacaaagtatacACTCGTAAAGACTGAAGAAATATAGTGGGgaaaaactgagaattttatGAAAAGGCACTTTATGAAATCTGAAGGCAATAGAACTATgaagttaaaatttatttgtcCCTAGATTAATTTAATTAAGCAAATGTTATGGAGCCTATTCATTTATCAGCAATTCAtatgtagaaaatatttaataatagccTAAATTAAGTGTATGTGAGAGGATGAGAAAATGGAACATAAATTTACATCTTATCCACACCattattacaataaaaattcattaatttcAGCAAAATTCAGGAATTTTATTTAACCATTAAGGAAACTTTAATACCCTACCATttaggttaataaaaatatattttaaaaaaactgaatacaAACTATCTGAAGAcattaatcaaaattttaatgtatcaATTTATTGCATGTCAGTAcaggaaaataaagtattttaaagtattgtaaaaaaacaaatgtaaatgtTTAGCACATAATGTACCGTAATTCATATTTgagctataaaattttattactgcttcaaatAAAATATGGCAACAAAAATATGATTTACATTATGAAACTGGATTAACTTATTTTATCTTGAATGTACTTGAATAGATTTAAAACCTTTTACGTGTATGCTGTACTGACAGAAATTGTTATAAATTAAACAGACACTCATccattacatatgtatatatggcaCTTTTTTGTAAAAGTGTCACTTATAGTTATTTTGAACTACATTTTTAAGacacaaaatataaacagaggtATATTTGTGCCATTTGGCAAAAACATTTTGATTACTATTAGGATAAACGCATTTATTTCGCCACACAAATGACTATTATTTCTGATTAGCTAAGATGATGCGTATATATGTTAATATTATAAATTAGTACTTTTCATTTTCTACgctattatttagaaaatagatGTCTGTGCTCTGTCATTTCCAACTTTACCTGAGtgatattaaaatacataaatttaagtGGAGAATTCAAAAGCATATGACCAACTGCTTTCacaatttttttccctctgtaatTACTATCAAACGTaataggagagagggaagaagtcaATGAATGATTTCAGTGTATCTCAATCATGACCTAGTTTAAAAAGTGATGTCTGTGACATACTTCTTAAAAGTTTATCTATTTATTCCTAACTTCAAAGAAATAAAGGACTCAAGAAAAATTACAAACTGAACTTTATGTAagataaatcataaaaaaaaactgaatatgaCCTTCACCCTTTAATTTTACCAAACCTATTCCCACCTTAAACCAAGTCTTCCAAACTtaagaaatgaatataaaaatatcaggTGGTATAAAGTCTCAGTAAGAAGCATTACAACACAATTAATCTGGTGACACAGTACCAAAGCCAGACCTTTGGTAGTTATTGAGAATCTAgaattcattataaaaataaatttaagctgCCCTGGAATGAAAttcagaattttaataaaaactatcaATCTTACAGTCAAAATACTTGCAAAAATATAGGGTAGTTTCAACATCAGGTACTCCACTCACTTTGTTAGAAAtgtcttgtttttaaatgttgttttgcACTGTTATGTCTCCTTTCCACCACTCTCATCTGTTATTTCCTAGATCTACACGTAAGAAATACATTACCTTTCCCTTGCTCGATCTATTTTATTAGTATTCTTCTATCTGCTACAAGTTATTTCCCCCCATATTTTGCAATATCCTTTTTAGGATCCTTTATGCCATTTCCCCCCAgcaatcacttttaaaataatagatttcGATCTAAATAAATTGTAAATTGCCATATTTAAAACCAATCTAGTATTTCCAAATTTACAGTAGCTTAATAActtataattcatttaaaaactcCTACACATGCTCTTAAGTGAGCCAGAAATTAATACACAAGACACACTTCTATTCCCACTGAACTATGAGTCCAAAATGAGGTGACTCAATCAGAATTCACATTTTATGAACACCAAATGCTTTGGTCAAAATATTACACTTTGGAAAAACTGATGCTATGGCCTTCAGAGGCCACTGATAataagaatttgtttttattcctctctAAGGAAATATTCTCAAATACAGAAATTAGGGAAGATGTACTACAAGCCAAGAAACAGCCTCCTCCCTTTGATGCAGAAAGGCTCCTTAACGCAAAGAGAATAAACGTAGGCAAGTGGCACAAGTAATTCACGACTTTTAAAAGCTctggcttaaaaaagaaaaatgtttataaacctgaagtgtgtatatgtgtacgtgcgtatatatacacatacatacgtatagatatattttttaagcagcataaaacaaaacactaatgaaGAAAAACCTTTCATACTTCATCAgcatatttaaaactaaatttcatAAATTCCTCCACAGTGTAGTAGACTAGATGTTTACATGAAAATATAAGGTGCTTTATAAACCTTAAATGATACAAGTCTAAGCTATGCCATGTTAGTTCAGGTCTAAATACACTACATTTTGTTGTATTGACCCCCCTCCCTTTTACTACATTACTATTTAGGTCAGTTATTCTAGATAGCAATGATTGACAAGATGAAAAATAACCTTTAATTGaggtgaaattatacatacaaaATACACCTTCCATGATAGGCAttactaaatttgtttttaaaagcgtGATTTTTACAATAATTTATAGAAAAACATTATCCTTTAGAAGTCATATTTgctataatttattgttttctaaataCTGACATAAAGTGAATGAGAAGAATGTTATTTGGCAAAAGTATTTCCAGTCCTATCTCCATGGAAAGTTTTAAATTAAGGTCAAAATTATTGAcccattatttttctgttctagCAGCTTGCACAAAGGCAATACATATagccaaaatattcaaaatattatgtCAAAGCCAACACAACAAGGTACAGAGCTCAACTGCATCTAATTTCTGAGGAGTGCTCAAAACAACTTAGCACAATTATGTCTCATAGcttatacaaatatacatatatattttcaaaggtaAATCCTGCAATTTTAAGAAGctttttataaaagtaatgtttttCGTACTGTTCTATATGCCTAAATACTACTTCCTACTGATAGCGATTTAATAGTTAAATGTGGTTTAGAATTTGCGATAAAAAGCTCGAGTTCTTCATCCCCACATTCCTCCATGTAAAAAATACTAAGTAAGACTTCCTAAAactgttttttgttgcaattctaCAACTGAAACATTAAACCAAAGAGCACAGtatttttacctttgttttttaaattttattatcagaAAGTTCAGTAAGTGATATCTGGCTTTAGTGGGTTAGATCTACCTAGATACTGGGACCTAAAAATCCAATGtgggaatttatttaaaatagtacGTACAATTATGTAATAAGGCTTCCTAATTTAATTCTTAAACAAGTTATAATTTTCATTAAGACTGCCATTGGTAGTTTACTTGTAGACTGACGAAACTGACAGAAGCTAAAATTCTCATTGCCACCAAAATTACAAATGTTAAAAAGTTCAAATATGCACATCAAAGCTGCAGCAAAACTCTTAAGTTTCTATTTTTACATGCCATGATCCAGACCGAACCTAACAAAACACAATACGTTTATATTGGAAAGAgggcttccatttatttgtaggAAAAAACTGGATCTCAGCAGCATTCGCCAGAGCAAAATTCATTAGCAacctgcacacaggcctcaaTTTCATCTTTTGCCAAAAATCAAAAGTTtacataaaaatagatataaccTAGGTTACCATATACATCAGTATATGACCAGTGctatttacattaaaaacacTGCATTGcataattcaagaaataaaatatcatcatgcattttattttaaagtgaaaaatgaaGTTACAGAACTAAATTTGTGTACCATGAGTGTCCCAATATTTACTAAAGGAATAATATCCAAAGGTTTCTCGTTTACACCTCACCTTCCACATTCAGCCATTAATCTGAAGCATCACATACAGTATACCACTTTCGCAACAAGAAACTTTTGAATATATCATACTGGCATATTAAACTAAAGACATGGACAGATAACCATGTTGAAAAGTTTGatgaaaatgtatgaaataatccCATCAATTATAGTTtttccaatgtaaaaaactatttGGATCATCTTAAAGGAGCACTGAAGTCCTTTCAAAGTTTAATGTCACTCTTCAGACAAGTACAGACATAACACACTCTAAAAAGGAACATTCTTTATCATTCTGCACAAATTAAAATACAGTGcattaatcaaaaagaaaaacattatataaTTGTCACATTAGATGAAGTTTTTGCCATTTCTTCAGGAGAATGACTCTTTATTACTTCTTTGATGAACTGTTCAAGGCTCGTGAAGTAACCCTGGCATTGCCATGTATCATTGTGAGTTCCATCAGGAAAAATGGCTAATCGCTTAGTCCGAGATGGGGAGAGTTCATAAAGTTGCTTCATCATTACTGGTGGAATTAATTGGTCAGAAAGTCCAGAGATGAAAAGAGAAGGCATTCTGCACTGTGAGATTTTTCTGTaggacaaaaatttatttttgtagcaCCATAAAGGAAGATAACGCAttggaaagaatgaaaataaagtgcTGGCCATATGCGGTATGCTTAAAAATGTGTTCTCCACCATGATGGCTGAAATCCTATGTGAATTTTCAGAAGCCAAATGAATAGCCACCGCTCCTCCCAAGGAAcggccaaaaagaaaaatttttgtcTTATCAAGGTCAGGTCTAGTCATCACATAGTCTAGCACAGCTTCAGAATCTAGGTAGAGTCCTTCTTCACTCGCTTCTCCTTCGCTTTTTCCATATCCTCGATAATCAACGAGCAGAAGATTAACTTTGAGATTAACCAACATAAGCAATGCGTTTGGTAACCTGTGACCTATATTGCCTGCATTCCCATGAAAATAAATTATGGTTGGAGAATAGAGGGAATTGTCCCCAGTGTATCTTATCAAAATAAGATTCAGACGCACTCCATCTTTGGTTctgatgaaaatgttttcatgTGGAATACCAGTGGGCATGGGAACATAAAGGCGTGAAGAAGATGGCTGTTCTGGAAAATAAAGCAATACATCCTGGAATTTATATAGAATACCTGCTATTGATATGAATATTAACACAAGTAAGATAATGCCTCCATACAAATGAAAAGTCACTATTAAAGGTAAAAGAGAAATACGGCAGAGAGCCCAAGACCATGAGGCCAAGGCTATTAGCCATCTTTCAACAAAGTTCCACAGCATCCAGGACTTTTCCATTGTAGCTCTCTGTAAGTgtcctaaagagagagagagagagagagagagaatatcagTCATTCAACTTATATCTATTTTAACGTTAGATTCATGATATATAAATCATGGTACTAGAAAATCCTTGGAAGCCTGTATCAATCCATCCACAAATCTCGTTGCTGTGACTTCCCTTGTCCCTTCTGTTGTCAAcagtctcttctctccctccactGCTATAATAGTCATCAAATtatattcacttttaaaaatgtgcttattTGCTGTCAGGTATTTTCATTCATGTATTCTCCTTGATTTGAGCCCAGGTTTTATATGAGGGAGCAGGGAGGCTCAGGGATATAAGTGGGTTTGCTGTATTTTCatgctgttgtgtttttttaaataaatacctcgaagtggaattgctgggttacatGCTAGGTCTACTTCTAAATTTTTGGAGGAActtccatactatttttcatagtggctataccaatttacattcccaccatcggTGAACAGTTCCctctctccacatccttaccacacttatttcttttctttttgatactaGTCAttttaacagatgtgaggtgacatctcattgttttgatttgcttcttcctaataattagtgacactgagcattttTCATGTACCTATTGTTCACCCatttgtcttctttggaaaaaatgtcaATTCAGATCTGaccttttttaattggattttttaaagctattgagTTGTGTGAGTCTTTGtgtatttccttttattaaagtgagaggaagtgagatagacagactccctcatatgcCCCAAcatggatccacccggcaacccccatctgggtccaatgcttgaatcaaccaagctatcctcagcacctgaggctgatgctcagaccaaccaagctaccctcagcaccaggggccaatgatccaaccaactgagccactggctgcaagtgggaaagagaaagaatggggagaggaaagagaagagaagcagatggtcacttcacatGTGGGCCCTGATTGAAGATCAAACCCAGCATGCTCACATGCcagccaactctctatccactaagccagccagccagcgctATATACAGggttttggatattaaacccttattatgatttgcaaatattttctagcATTCATaggttgtcttctcattttgttgatggcttccttAGCTGTTCAgaagatttttaatttgatttcccATTTGTCTATTTCTGCTTtccttatttttgcctttagtgtcagatccaaaaaaaaaaaattattaagatttgTATTGAAGAGCTTACTGattttttcttctaggagttttgtgGTTTCAGGTCTTTAAAGTGTTTAATCCATTCTGTGCTAATTTTTGTGCACAGTAAGGTAGtgatccagttttcccaacaccatttactgaggAGACTCCTTTCCAATTATATTCTTGACTCCTTTGTTGCAAATTAATTGGCCATGTATGTGTGAGTTAATTTCTGGGCTCCTATTCTGCTCCACTGTTTTATGTGTCTATTTTATGCCAATGcgacactgttttgattactatagttttcCAATCCAGTCTGAAGTCAAGGAGCatgatgcctcccactttgtcttcctttctcaagattgcttcgGTTATTTGGGGGCTTTTGTAGTTCCATAGAAACTTTAGAATAAcatgttctatttctgtgaaaaatgtcgttggaattttgatagtgactgcattaaatctgtagatttctttgggtagtatggacattttaagaatattaatttttctaatagaAGAGTAtagaagagttttccttttatctgtttcttcttcaattatttttattaatgtcttaAAGTTTTCAGTGTC
This genomic interval carries:
- the ABHD13 gene encoding protein ABHD13 — its product is MEKSWMLWNFVERWLIALASWSWALCRISLLPLIVTFHLYGGIILLVLIFISIAGILYKFQDVLLYFPEQPSSSRLYVPMPTGIPHENIFIRTKDGVRLNLILIRYTGDNSLYSPTIIYFHGNAGNIGHRLPNALLMLVNLKVNLLLVDYRGYGKSEGEASEEGLYLDSEAVLDYVMTRPDLDKTKIFLFGRSLGGAVAIHLASENSHRISAIMVENTFLSIPHMASTLFSFFPMRYLPLWCYKNKFLSYRKISQCRMPSLFISGLSDQLIPPVMMKQLYELSPSRTKRLAIFPDGTHNDTWQCQGYFTSLEQFIKEVIKSHSPEEMAKTSSNVTII